One Dysidea avara chromosome 7, odDysAvar1.4, whole genome shotgun sequence genomic region harbors:
- the LOC136262562 gene encoding small ribosomal subunit protein uS12-like, with protein sequence MLQCLSRMNRFCLSRSLLSRTVWRPIVHGIHNSKQLTSFIVCRDSVSKCSSVFLPVLKFTDFSHVIPTSHSLIPRRYLTVNQRRMRGRYQKKRRKGVMFGNPQMRGIILKLVVRKPRKPNSAQRKCALVKLSNGKRVFAYIPGVGHNLQDHNIVLVQGGGPQDTPAVNRSIIRGKYDCAHVKKK encoded by the exons ATGTTGCAGTGCTTGAGTCGCATGAATCGTTTCTGTTTATCGCGATCGTTATTGAGTAGGACAGTATGGAGACCTATTGTGCAC GGTATCCATAACAGTAAACAGCTGACATCTTTTATAGTCTGCAGAGATTCTGTGTCAAAGTGTTCTTCAG TTTTTCTACCTGTTTTGAAATTTACTGACTTCAGTCATGTGATTCCAACTTCTCATTCTCTGATACCAAGACGATACTTGACAGTGAACCAGAGGAGAATGAGAGGGAGATATCAAAAGAAGAGAAGAAAAGGTGTAATGTTTGGCAACCCACAAATGCGAGGAATTATTCTAAAGCTGGTTGTTCGTAAGCCAAGAAAGCCTAACTCTGCTCAAAGAAAATGTGCACTAGTAAAACTCAGTAATGGAAAGAGAGTGTTTGCATATATACCAGGAGTAGGTCACAATTTACAGGACCACAATATAGTGTTGGTACAAGGTGGAGGGCCACAGGACACACCTGCGGTGAACCGCTCTATTATTAGGGGAAAATATGATTGTGCGCATGTTAAAAAGAAATAA